A stretch of DNA from Micromonospora sp. WMMD1155:
AGTCCGCCGCCATCGACGGCGCGGGTCGGCTGGGCATCATCCGGCGGGTCAGCCTGCCGCTCGCCCTGCCGTCGATCATGGCGGTCGCCCTCTACGACTTCATGATCGCCTGGAACGAGTTCCTCTTCGCCCTGCTGTTCCTGGTCGACAAGCCCGGCCGGTGGACGGTGTCGCTCGGGTTGTCGCAGCTCGCCGACGGGGTGGAGGTGCCCAAGACGGTGCTGATGGCCGGCTCGGTCGTCCTCACCGTGCCCATCGTGATCCTCTTCTTCGCCAGCGAGCGACTGCTCACCGAGGGGCTGACCAGCGGCGCGGAGAAGGGATGATCGTCTCCCTCGGGTCGAGCGTCACTCCCCCACCGGCCCGGTTACGGTGGCCGTATGGCCAACCCGACCCGCTGGGCGACCGACACCGGCCCCGAGCACTCGCAGTGGTACATCGACCGGTTCCGCAAGCTGGCCGCCGAGGGAGCGGACCTGGCCGGCGAGGCCCGCCTGGTGGACACCCTGGTCGCACCCGGCTCGCGGATCCTCGACGCCGGCAGCGGCACCGGCCGGGTCGGTGCCGCGCTGGCGCAGCGTGGGCACACCGTGGTCGGGGTGGACGCCGACCCCGCGCTGGTGGCGGCGGCCCGCGCCGACTATCCGGGCCCGACGTGGCTGGTCGCCGACCTCGCCGAACTGGACCTGCCCGCGCTCGGTGAGGCGGAGCCGTTCGACGCGGCGGTGCTGGCCGGCAACGTCCTCGCCTTCGTCGCCGTCGGCACCGAGCCGGAGGTGCTGCGTCGGGTCGCCGCCCACCTGCGGCCGGACGGGGTGCTGACCGTCGGCTTCGGCACCGAACGCGGCTACCCGCTCACCGCGTTCGACGCCGACGCGGTGGCCGCCGGGCTGCGGGTGGAGCATCGCTTCGCAACCTGGGACCTGCGCCCGTGGCGCGACGACGCCCCGTTCGCGGTCACCATCCTGCGCCGTCCGGCCGACTGAACACCGTCACCGCACGTTGCTTCCCGGTGATCAAGAGGTTTGCGTCAGGCTCGCGCCACATTCTGACGCAAACCTCTTGATCACCGCCGCCGTGGCGTGCCGCTGGCGGGCTTCGGGGGGTCAGTCTCCGACGGCTACGGCGCGGGCGGCGGCCGGGTCGAGGGTCGCGCCGGCCGGCACCAGGCTGACCAGACCGGCCGGCAACCGCAACGGGCGTACACCCCCGTAGCCGAGCATCGGCAGCACCTCACGGTCGGCCAGCACGTACCGCCGGCCCAGGTCGGTGACCACGGAGACCGCGCCGCCGGTCGCGCCGGGCGCCGCGGTGGCCTCGACCACCGCGCCGCGGCCCGGCTCGACCAGCACGTGGTCGGCCAGCACCGCGCCACCGGTCGGCACGGTCCGTGGAGCAGCCGTCAGGTCCCGCAGCGGTACGCCCCAGCGCACCTCAGCCACCCCGCCGTCGTCGGCGACGCGGGTGCAGAGCGCCCCGTCGCCGCCGGCCGCCAGTCGAGGTGGGGTCGGCGGTGGCGCGTTCTGGCCGGTCGGTGCGAGGTCGGGCACCGTGGGCAGCGTGGCGAACTGCCCCAACGGCAGCGGCACCGGAGCGCCCTGCCCGGTGCGGGCCAGCAGCAACCCGGCCTGCAACTCGGTGATGCCGGCCAACCCGGCGTCGAGGGCCACCGCGTACTGCCGGCCGCCGCCGGAGTTGCTCACCAGGTAGACCGTCCCGATGGCGGTGCCCGGAACCCGGGCGGCGGGTCGGCCCAGGCCGGGCAGGTCGAGCGGGGCCAGGTCGGTGCCGGCCGGCAGCGAGTTGAGCAGGGCGGGGGCCACCGGCACGGCCTGCGCCCGGGTGGTGGCGAGTGCCGCCAGGACCCGGCTGGGATCGCGGATCGGATATCGCCGTTGGTGCCAGACCAGGTGCAGCCCGCCGTCGGGGTGGCGCAGCAGCAGCGCCTCGTCGCCCAACTGTCGACCGCCGTCGGGCTCGGCGCCGATCAGCAGCGCGGAGCGGGGTGCCTCGCCGGTCAGGACGGTCGAGCAGACCGTCCACGCCGTCGCGACCAGCCGCCCCGGGGCGGGCAGCGAGTCGGGCGCGTCGGCGATGCCCAGGGGCAGACCACGCGGCACGCCGTCGATCGTGCGGCGCGAGACGAGGACGGTCTTCGACCGGTCCGCGCCGACGATGAGCAGCGCGGAGGCGTAGTTGAGCACCGGGTGCAGCTTCTGCTCGCGGTAGACGAACCGGGCGCCGGACTCCTTCTCGACGATCACCGCACCCGGGTCGCGCCAGCCCTTGCCGCCGCCGGCGAACAGGCCGTAGAGCGCGAAACCACCCAGCAGGATCGCCGCGACCAGGACGCTGGCCAGACCGGCGCCGGCCAGCCGTCGAAACGGTGACTGCGCGGGGTCGGTCTCCCGCATGACCAGGGCGGCGACCGCCCGTTGGACGCTGAACTGGTAGGAGTGCAGCTGGTCCTGCCGCGACGGCATGAGGTCCCTTCCGGTGGATCGGCCGGGCACAGGATAGGCGCTGCGTCGATGTCTCGCGGACCCTGCGTGGCCGCGCGGTGCCGGGCAACCGGTACCATCCATGGACGAATCCGGCGGCGAGAGGGCACCCGTGGGCGCGCGTTTCGAGGAGCTGTCCTGGCGGGAGACCCCGATCGGCGCGATCAGCCTGCGCCGACGCCGGGACCCGGCACTTCAGGTCGAGGTGTACGAGGTCAAGCTCGACGACGAATACCTGATGTCCAGCCTCTTCCCGGTCGCGGAGATCGAGCTGGCCCGGTTGGGTCTCGCCGAGGTGACCGGTGAGTCGGTCGACGTGGTGGTCGGCGGTCTCGGTCTGGGATACACCGCCTGCGCGGCGCTGGGTGATCCCCGGGTGCGGTCGCTGCTGGTGGTGGAGGCGATCGAGGACGTGATCGACTGGCACCGGCGAGGGCTGCTGCCGTTCGCGGCGGGGCTCGCCGAGGACCCGCGGACCCGGTTCGTCCAGGCCGACTTCTTCGCGGCCGTCGCCGGTGACGTCGGCTTCGACGCCGAGGTGCCGGGGCGGCGGTTCGACGCGGTGCTGCTCGACGTCGACCACTCCCCCCGCAACGTCCTGCACCCCAGCCACGCCGCGTTCTACCCGCCGGCCGGTCTGCGCCGCCTGGCCGCCCTGCTGCGCCCGGAGGGGGTCTTCGCGCTCTGGTCGGACGACCCGCCGGACGCGGAGTTCACCGACGCGCTCACCGAGGTGTTCGCGAACGTACGGACGCACGTCGTGCCGTTCGCCAACCCGCTGACCGGTGGGGAGTCGGCCAACACCGTCTACGTGGCGCGCACCGGCCCCTGACCTCGGGCGAGCGGACGCCGGAACCCGAGTCGATCAATCGGCATGGTGTCGGCCGGACGGGGAACGTTGGGGCGGGCCGGCCGGAACGGGCGCGGCCGGTTACGGGAGGTCGAGATGCGTGCGCTGCTCTGGGTCGTCGGCGTGGTGGCCGGTGTGCTGATCCTGCTCGGGTTGATCCTCGAGGCGGTCCGCTGGCTGATCATCATCGGTGTGATCGCACTGGTGATCGTGATCGTCTGGGGCGTCGTCAAGGGGCGGCAGGCGGTGCAGCACCAGGGCCGACGACGCTGACCGGTCAGAACCAGTCCGGGCGCATGTCGAGGGTGGTCCGGTCCCGGCTGTCCAGCAGGTCGAACTGCGGCCCGGTGCGGGGCAGCTCGACAGCGTAGAAGTAGCGGGCGGCCTGTCGCTTCCCGGCGTGGAACGCGTCACCGGCCCCCTCCGGCGGCAGGGCCAACACCTGCTCCAGCCACATCCACGCGATCACGACATGCCCGACGGCCTCCAGGTAGGCGCTGGCGTTGGCCAGCGCGAGCACCGGGTCACCGTCGGCCCACAGCCGACCGGTGACCGAGGTGACGCGGTCCACCGTCTCGGCCAGCCGGTCCGCCAGACCGGCCGCCTCGCCGCCGGCCTTCCGCGCCTGCTCGATGGTGTCCTCGATCGTCGTGGTCAACAGAGCGAGACCGGCGCCGCCCTGCATGGTCATCTTGCGCCCCAGCAGATCCAGCGCCTGGATGCCGTGCGTGCCCTCGTGGATCGGGTTGAGCCGGTTGTCCCGGTAGTGCTGCTCCACGTCGTGATCGCGGGTGTAGCCGGCACCGCCGAGCACCTGGATGGCCAGGTCGTTGGCGGTCAGGCACCACTGCGACGGCCAGCTCTTGGTGATCGGGGTGAGCACGTCCAACAGCAGGTGGGCACGCTCGCGGTCCGCCTCGGTGGGTGCGGTCCCCTGCTCGTCGAGCAGCCGCGCGCAGTAGAGCACCAACGCCAGCGCCCCCTCGACGTAGCTCTTCTGCGCCAGCAGCATGCGGCGTACGTCGGGGTGGTCGATGATCGGCACCTGCGGCGTGGCCGGGTCCTTCGCACCGACCGGTCGGCCCTGCGGCCGCTCCCTGGCGTACGCCAGGCTCTTGAGATAGCCGGTGTAACCGAGCGCGGTGGCACCCGCCCCGACCCCGATCCGGGCCTCGTTCATCATGTGGAACATCTGCGCCAGACCCTGGTGCGGCGCCCCGACCAGCTGACCGACCGCACCGGCCCGGCCGCCCGGGGTGTGCCCGCCGTCGCCGAAGCTGAGCAGGGTGTTCGTGGTGCCCCGGAAACCCATCTTGTGGTTGAGCCCGGCCAACACCACGTCGTTGCGTTCCCCGAGCGACCCGTCCGGACCGACCAGCACCTTGGGCACGATGAACAGCGAGATGCCCTTCACCCCGGGCGGCGCGCCGGGGATCCGCGCCAGGACCAGGTGCACGATGTTCTCGGCCAGCTCGTGATCGCCGCCGGAGATCCACATCTTGGTGCCGAAGAGCCGGTACGAGCCGTCGGTCTGTGGTTCGGCGCGGGTGGTGATGTCGGCCAGCGAGCTGCCGGCGTGCGGCTCGGACAGGCACATGGTGCCGAAGAACCGGCCGTCCAGCATCGGCCGGACATAGGTGTCCACCTGCTCGGCGCTTCCGTGGGCCAGCAACAGGTTGGCGTTGCCCAGGGTCAGGAACGGGTACGCCGAGGTGGCCACGTTGGCCGCCTGGAACCAGGCGAAGCAGGCCGCCGTCACCGCGTGCGGTAGTTGCAGGCCGCCGACCGAGGCGTCCAGGCCGGCGCTGAGCAGGCCCGTCTCGGCGAAACTGTCCAGCGCGGCGCGAACCTGCGGGATCAGCCGCACCCGCTGCCCGTCGAATGTGGGCTCGGCCAGGTCGGCGGCCCGGTTGTGCGGGGCGAACTGTTCGGTGGCCACCCGTTCGGCGAGGTCCAGCGCGTCGTCGAACGTCTCCCGGGAGTGCTCCGCGTAGCGGGGGCGCTCGACGAGCTGGGACACCCGCAGCCAGTCGTACAGCAGGAAGTCGAGGTCACGGCGGGAAAGCAGGGTGGACGGCACGGAACTCCTCAGCGGGCGCGGGGTGGGACTGTCCAGGACGACGGCCCAGGGTCGCCAGGGCCCATCCTGACGGATCGTCGGAGCGCGCACCACCGGGGCGGGCGGCATCCGCTGAGCCGGCGGTTTCGCCCGGCATGCTCCGGGGATACCGCCTTGGGGGGGGCCGGGTCGGTCGGCTCCCGGCTGGAGCCGACGACGCCGCGGGGGCGGGTGAGGAGCGGGTCGATGTCCACGCTGCCCACCCGGCCGGACCCCCGGTTGACACCGGTGCTCAGTGAGAGCCGGGTGTGCACCGGGGTGACGTCCCTGCGAGGGCGGGTCTTCCTGAGCTACCCGTCGGCGGACGGGCCGGGCGTCCAGGTGGTGGAGGCACTCCCGGACGGCCGCCGCGCCCCGTACCCGGACGCGGCGTGGAACCAGGCGAACGCCTCACCGGACAGCGCGTTCGTGCACGTCAACGGCTTGCGCGCGGGCCCGGACGGCCGGCTGTGGATGATCGACTCGGGCTCGCCGCAACTCGGCGGGCAGCAGGTGCCGGGAGGCGCCCGGCTGATCGCCGTCGACGCGCACGACGACCGGGTGGAACGGGTCTACCACCTCGGCGAGGCGCTGCACCCGACCAGCTACGTCGACGACGTCCGCTTCAACGGGGCGCTCGCGTACCTCACCGACGCCGGGATGCCCGGCCTCGTCGTGCTCGACCTCGAATCGGGTCGGCTTCGACGCGTGCTCGATGGTCATCCGAGCACCGTGGGCGGTCCGTTGGTCGCCGACGGGCGGGTGCTGCGCGACCCGCACGGCACCGAGGTGCGTCTGCACGTCGACCAACTGGAGGTGTCGCCCGACGGACGCTGGCTCTACTACCAGCCGGCCTCCGGTGGGATGTCCCGCGTCGACACCAGGTGGATCGACGACCCGGCGGTGTCGGCCGACGAGGTGGCCCGGCGGGTCGAACGGTGGTGCGACACCCCCAGCACCGGCGGCACGGCGATCGACGCCAACGGCACCATCTACCTCAGCGACGTGGAGCGCAGGCGCATTCTCACCGTCGCACCGGACGGCAGCGTGCGTACCCTGGTCGCCGACCCCCGGCTGGTCTGGGTGGACGCGATGTGGCTCGACGCCGAGGCCCGGCTCTGGATGCCGGCGGCCCAGTTGCACCTGACCGCCGGGTTCAACGGCGGACGCTCGGCCGTCGACTACCCGATGCACATCTACCGGATGTCGGTGCCGACCGGGCCGTCCAGACTGGACCACTCCTGAGCTGACGGACGTCGATATGCTGCCTCGCATGCATCGAAGTCGCGTCTACGCCCTGCTGATCGACGCCCCCGCGGCGCAGGCCACCCGGGCGGCGGAGTTCTGGTCCGCCGCGCTCGGCGTCAGCACCCGATCCCATCCGACGGAGCCGCAGTTCGTCGGACTGCACGAGGCGCTACCGGGGCTGGTCACCGCGGTCCAGGCGGTCGACGACGAGCCCCGCTTCCACCTCGACATCGAGACCGACGACGTGCCGGCCGAGACCGCGCGGTTGGTCGGTCTGGGTGCCGTCGAGGTGTCGCAGTGGCTCGAGTGTCGGATCCTGCGGGCGCCCGGCGGTCACCTGCTCTGCGTGTTGCCGGTGGAGAGCCCGCCGGAGCTCTTCGCCGCCGAGGCCCGCACCTGGTCCTGATGCGGGGGCGTCTTCACCGACGGCCGTCGGGCGCAGGCGAGCAGCCAGTCGGACAGCAGGTCGGGCCGGCAGGGCTGTCAGAGGGTGCGGCTAGGGTCCCGCTCATGGCTGAATTCGTGTTGGTGGCGGGGGCGTGGCTGGGGGCGTCGGCATGGGACGACGTGGTGTCACCGCTGCGGGCGGCCGGCCACGGCGCCCACGCGTTGGACCTCTCGGGGCTCGGTGACAAGCGCGGCGTGCCCGCTGGGCAGCAGACCCACGTGCAGGACATCGTCGACGAGATCGAGCGTCGCGACCTGCGCGACGTGGTGTTGGTCGGGCACAGCTACTCCGGCATCCCGGTGGGTCAGGCCGCCGAGCGCATCGGCGACCGGTTGACCAGGGTGGTCTTCGTGGACGCGGAGGTGCCGGTCGACGGCGGGTCGTTCGCCTCCGGTTGGTGGCAGGGCCGGGAGGCGTTCGAAGCGCAGCTCACCGAGAACGGGGGTTACTGGCCGCCGATCGGCGCGGCCGACCTCGACGGTCAGGGTCTCACCGACGAGCAGGTCGCCCGGTTGATCGAGGGCTCCGTGCCGCACCCGGGGGCCACGCTGACCGAGCCGGCCGTGCTGACCCGCCCGTTGGGTGAGCTTCCCGCCACGTACGTCAAGTGCCTGCTCGACGGGCCCGAGCCCAACGACACAGTGGCCGAGCTGCTGGCCGGCGACCATTGGCGACTGGTCACCATGGCCACCGGCCACTGGCCGATGTTCTCCCAGCCCACCGAGCTGGCCCGGGTCCTGGCGGCGCAAGCAGATTGATCGCGCCGGTGACGTGCGTGTCGGCGCGGCGCATACAGGCCGCCGACGGCTCGGTGCCGCCGCCCATGGTGTCCAGCGCCGACGAGGTCACACGGTCTGGTCGTCCAGGGTTCTGATGTGGCGTACCGGCGACGCGGCCAGCCAGAGCACGGCGAGCACGCCACCCAGCCCGGCGATGGCCAGGGTGGGTCGCAGCCCGATGGTGGTGCCGAGCGCGCCACCGACCAACGCGCCGATCGGTCGGATGCCGTAGTTGACGGCGCTGTACGCCCCGGCCCGGCGTCCTCGCGCGTCGTCGGGTGTCACGGCGGTGAGCAGGGCGTTCAGGTTGACGTCCATCAGCATCACTCCGATGCTGGAGACCAGCTCGATGGCCGCCAGCATGGCCACCTTCGTCCAGGTGGGGCCCGTCACCAGTGCGGTCAGTGCCAGCGGTGCGGGGAAGAGGACCGCGCCGATCATGGCGGTACGCCCCAACCCGATGGAGCGGGAGATGCGGGGGGCGAGGCCCGCGCCCGCGAGCCCGCCGAGGGCGCCGAACCCGAGGGCGACGCCGATCGCGCCGGCCGACAGGTCGAGGTCTCGGCTGGCGTAGAGCACCAGCAGCGCGCCGGTGATGAAGGTGAAGAAGTTGACGGTGCTGGTGCAGCCGAGCGCCGCCCGCAGCACCGGGTGCCGCAGCACCAGCACGAGCCCTTCGCGGACCAGACCGAGAGTGGAGGTCCGGCGCGGCGGCACAGGTGACTCCGTCACCGGGATGCGGCGGAGCAGCAGTGCCGAGCCGAGGAACGACACCGCGTCGACGAGGATCGCGACCGGTGCGCTGAGCGCCTGGACCAGCCCACCGCCGACGGCGGGACCGGCGATGAAGGACAGCGATCGGCTCATGCTCAGCTTGCTGTTCGCGTCCACGTACGCCGATCGCGGCACCAGGGCGACGAAGAAGGCCTGACGCGCCATGGCGAACAGCACCGCTCCGAGGCCGGTGAGCAGTGCCACCAGGTAGAGCTGGGCGAGGGTGATCGCGTCGAACAGGTACGCCACGGGCAGGCTGAGCAGCACCGCCGCGCGGACCAGGTCCGCGATGATCAGGAGTCGCCGTTTGTGGGTGCGCTGGTCCACCCACGCGCCGAGGAACAGGCCGAGCAGGTTGGGCAGCCAGATCAGGGCGGTGAGGACGCTGACCTGCACGGGTGTCGCGGTGAGCAGGGAGACGGCGATCAGTGGCAGTGCCAGTTCGCTGACCCGGTCGCCGAACTGGGAGATCGTCTCGCCGGCCCAGAAGGTGCGGAACCGCCGGTCGCGGTGCAGGGCCGGCGGGGGTACGGCGCCGGTGGCGCTCGCGGTGCCGCTGGCGGTCATGATGTGCCCGCGCCGTCGTCGCCGGGCTCGGCCGAGGAGTCGTCGCCGGACTCGGGCAGGAGGTAGCGCAGCATCCGGACGATTCGCGCGCCGTCCGGGGCCGCCTCCTCCTTGCGCCGCACGTAGGGGGCGATCAGCTCTTCGATCGACTCCTCCAACCGCCGGAGCTCGTCGGCGGTGGCCACGAAGCGGGTGTCGGCGACGCCGGCCAGCCCGCGCCACTCGGCGTCGAGCCGGGGTTCGTCGTGCAGCAGCCACTGTTGGGGCACCTCGGCCCGCCGGGCGAACATCTCGCCGCGCAGTTGCCGGCCGGCGGCCTGCCCCTCGGCGTCGTCGGGCAGGGTGAAGCGGAAACCCCGGGCCGCCGCCTGCCACCAGCGTTCCCGTTTGCTGGTGGCACCGTCCCAGTCGGTGACGAGGCCGAACGTCGCAAGGTGCCGCAGGTGCCAGCTGACCACCGACGGCGTGGCGCCGACGTGCGGCGAGAGCCCGGTCGCGGTGG
This window harbors:
- the eccB gene encoding type VII secretion protein EccB, giving the protein MPSRQDQLHSYQFSVQRAVAALVMRETDPAQSPFRRLAGAGLASVLVAAILLGGFALYGLFAGGGKGWRDPGAVIVEKESGARFVYREQKLHPVLNYASALLIVGADRSKTVLVSRRTIDGVPRGLPLGIADAPDSLPAPGRLVATAWTVCSTVLTGEAPRSALLIGAEPDGGRQLGDEALLLRHPDGGLHLVWHQRRYPIRDPSRVLAALATTRAQAVPVAPALLNSLPAGTDLAPLDLPGLGRPAARVPGTAIGTVYLVSNSGGGRQYAVALDAGLAGITELQAGLLLARTGQGAPVPLPLGQFATLPTVPDLAPTGQNAPPPTPPRLAAGGDGALCTRVADDGGVAEVRWGVPLRDLTAAPRTVPTGGAVLADHVLVEPGRGAVVEATAAPGATGGAVSVVTDLGRRYVLADREVLPMLGYGGVRPLRLPAGLVSLVPAGATLDPAAARAVAVGD
- a CDS encoding L-dopachrome tautomerase-related protein, with amino-acid sequence MSTLPTRPDPRLTPVLSESRVCTGVTSLRGRVFLSYPSADGPGVQVVEALPDGRRAPYPDAAWNQANASPDSAFVHVNGLRAGPDGRLWMIDSGSPQLGGQQVPGGARLIAVDAHDDRVERVYHLGEALHPTSYVDDVRFNGALAYLTDAGMPGLVVLDLESGRLRRVLDGHPSTVGGPLVADGRVLRDPHGTEVRLHVDQLEVSPDGRWLYYQPASGGMSRVDTRWIDDPAVSADEVARRVERWCDTPSTGGTAIDANGTIYLSDVERRRILTVAPDGSVRTLVADPRLVWVDAMWLDAEARLWMPAAQLHLTAGFNGGRSAVDYPMHIYRMSVPTGPSRLDHS
- a CDS encoding class I SAM-dependent methyltransferase; amino-acid sequence: MANPTRWATDTGPEHSQWYIDRFRKLAAEGADLAGEARLVDTLVAPGSRILDAGSGTGRVGAALAQRGHTVVGVDADPALVAAARADYPGPTWLVADLAELDLPALGEAEPFDAAVLAGNVLAFVAVGTEPEVLRRVAAHLRPDGVLTVGFGTERGYPLTAFDADAVAAGLRVEHRFATWDLRPWRDDAPFAVTILRRPAD
- a CDS encoding spermidine synthase, which translates into the protein MDESGGERAPVGARFEELSWRETPIGAISLRRRRDPALQVEVYEVKLDDEYLMSSLFPVAEIELARLGLAEVTGESVDVVVGGLGLGYTACAALGDPRVRSLLVVEAIEDVIDWHRRGLLPFAAGLAEDPRTRFVQADFFAAVAGDVGFDAEVPGRRFDAVLLDVDHSPRNVLHPSHAAFYPPAGLRRLAALLRPEGVFALWSDDPPDAEFTDALTEVFANVRTHVVPFANPLTGGESANTVYVARTGP
- a CDS encoding acyl-CoA dehydrogenase, whose amino-acid sequence is MPSTLLSRRDLDFLLYDWLRVSQLVERPRYAEHSRETFDDALDLAERVATEQFAPHNRAADLAEPTFDGQRVRLIPQVRAALDSFAETGLLSAGLDASVGGLQLPHAVTAACFAWFQAANVATSAYPFLTLGNANLLLAHGSAEQVDTYVRPMLDGRFFGTMCLSEPHAGSSLADITTRAEPQTDGSYRLFGTKMWISGGDHELAENIVHLVLARIPGAPPGVKGISLFIVPKVLVGPDGSLGERNDVVLAGLNHKMGFRGTTNTLLSFGDGGHTPGGRAGAVGQLVGAPHQGLAQMFHMMNEARIGVGAGATALGYTGYLKSLAYARERPQGRPVGAKDPATPQVPIIDHPDVRRMLLAQKSYVEGALALVLYCARLLDEQGTAPTEADRERAHLLLDVLTPITKSWPSQWCLTANDLAIQVLGGAGYTRDHDVEQHYRDNRLNPIHEGTHGIQALDLLGRKMTMQGGAGLALLTTTIEDTIEQARKAGGEAAGLADRLAETVDRVTSVTGRLWADGDPVLALANASAYLEAVGHVVIAWMWLEQVLALPPEGAGDAFHAGKRQAARYFYAVELPRTGPQFDLLDSRDRTTLDMRPDWF
- a CDS encoding helix-turn-helix domain-containing protein, translated to MSLKNPYGDFEINEPQALRALAHPVRLAILEHLQREGPATATGLSPHVGATPSVVSWHLRHLATFGLVTDWDGATSKRERWWQAAARGFRFTLPDDAEGQAAGRQLRGEMFARRAEVPQQWLLHDEPRLDAEWRGLAGVADTRFVATADELRRLEESIEELIAPYVRRKEEAAPDGARIVRMLRYLLPESGDDSSAEPGDDGAGTS
- a CDS encoding alpha/beta hydrolase — protein: MAEFVLVAGAWLGASAWDDVVSPLRAAGHGAHALDLSGLGDKRGVPAGQQTHVQDIVDEIERRDLRDVVLVGHSYSGIPVGQAAERIGDRLTRVVFVDAEVPVDGGSFASGWWQGREAFEAQLTENGGYWPPIGAADLDGQGLTDEQVARLIEGSVPHPGATLTEPAVLTRPLGELPATYVKCLLDGPEPNDTVAELLAGDHWRLVTMATGHWPMFSQPTELARVLAAQAD
- a CDS encoding MFS transporter, producing the protein MTASGTASATGAVPPPALHRDRRFRTFWAGETISQFGDRVSELALPLIAVSLLTATPVQVSVLTALIWLPNLLGLFLGAWVDQRTHKRRLLIIADLVRAAVLLSLPVAYLFDAITLAQLYLVALLTGLGAVLFAMARQAFFVALVPRSAYVDANSKLSMSRSLSFIAGPAVGGGLVQALSAPVAILVDAVSFLGSALLLRRIPVTESPVPPRRTSTLGLVREGLVLVLRHPVLRAALGCTSTVNFFTFITGALLVLYASRDLDLSAGAIGVALGFGALGGLAGAGLAPRISRSIGLGRTAMIGAVLFPAPLALTALVTGPTWTKVAMLAAIELVSSIGVMLMDVNLNALLTAVTPDDARGRRAGAYSAVNYGIRPIGALVGGALGTTIGLRPTLAIAGLGGVLAVLWLAASPVRHIRTLDDQTV
- a CDS encoding VOC family protein — protein: MHRSRVYALLIDAPAAQATRAAEFWSAALGVSTRSHPTEPQFVGLHEALPGLVTAVQAVDDEPRFHLDIETDDVPAETARLVGLGAVEVSQWLECRILRAPGGHLLCVLPVESPPELFAAEARTWS